From the Syntrophomonadaceae bacterium genome, one window contains:
- a CDS encoding methylenetetrahydrofolate reductase, giving the protein MTLVTESKLERLFSAGEFVVTGEIGPPKNTNGHLVRHHTEEMKDFVDAMNLTDNQTAIVRISSIASAVHVIAGGGEPIIQMTCRDRNRIGIQSDLLGAYSLGVKNVLCLSGDHQSFGNHPTARNVHDIDSIQLIKAVKDLRDKKKFICGEALKEHEPRFYIGAVANPFADPFEWRVIRMEKKINAGADFIQTQCILDMERFERWMELVRQRGLHKRTKIMAGIMPLKSAKAAKYMQESVSGMLVPNEIVDRMKTAASPKEEGVKIAVEQIKYLRQMEGIAGIHIMAVAWEEIVPTIVKEAGLFPRPS; this is encoded by the coding sequence ATGACATTAGTAACTGAAAGTAAATTAGAAAGGCTTTTTTCTGCTGGAGAATTCGTAGTTACTGGTGAAATTGGTCCTCCGAAAAACACTAACGGACATCTAGTTCGCCACCATACGGAAGAAATGAAAGACTTTGTTGATGCCATGAATTTAACTGACAACCAGACCGCTATTGTGCGCATTTCCAGCATTGCGTCAGCGGTGCATGTCATTGCTGGCGGAGGCGAGCCGATTATCCAGATGACCTGCCGGGACCGTAACCGGATCGGTATCCAAAGCGATCTTTTGGGCGCTTATAGTTTGGGTGTAAAGAATGTATTGTGTCTTTCCGGCGACCACCAATCCTTTGGAAACCACCCAACGGCCAGGAATGTGCATGACATTGATTCAATTCAACTAATAAAAGCGGTCAAAGATTTGCGTGATAAAAAGAAGTTTATTTGTGGCGAGGCTCTAAAAGAGCATGAGCCCAGGTTCTATATCGGAGCTGTGGCCAACCCCTTCGCAGATCCCTTTGAATGGCGCGTTATTAGAATGGAGAAAAAGATCAATGCCGGAGCAGATTTCATTCAAACCCAATGCATCCTGGATATGGAGCGTTTCGAAAGGTGGATGGAATTAGTCCGGCAAAGAGGGCTTCACAAGCGAACAAAAATAATGGCCGGGATCATGCCCCTTAAATCTGCAAAAGCCGCCAAGTATATGCAGGAGTCAGTATCAGGGATGCTGGTTCCAAATGAGATTGTTGACCGGATGAAAACCGCTGCAAGTCCCAAAGAGGAAGGTGTAAAAATTGCTGTTGAGCAGATAAAGTATTTAAGGCAGATGGAGGGAATTGCAGGGATTCATATTATGGCAGTAGCTTGGGAAGAAATAGTGCCAACTATTGTTAAAGAAGCAGGCTTGTTTCCCAGGCCTAGTTAA
- the trkA gene encoding Trk system potassium transporter TrkA — MRVVIVGAGKVGFNIAQMLSQESHDVIVIERDEERQRIVEENLDVQTIFGNGASVNVLENAKIREADLLVAVTEQDELNMVACLVAKNMGVPRTIARVRNPEYIDTATMAQAASLGIDLVINPEKVAAKAIAELVEVPEALAVEYYADGKVMLLELSLMPNNPIVNKKLRDLNFSYPYLIAAILRSGKIMVPRGDDLLLPYDHIFIVAETRLMKEIEKLLGSERAKIQSVFILGGGRLGFYLAKLLERKNLSIKLLEKDVNKCMEITNQLNKVMVLNGDGTDIHLLEQENVGKSDLFVAVTDDDKVNLLVSLLAKELGAKKTIAQIRRSDYISLVERVGIDVAISPRTLVASAILKYIRKGGIVSVSLWQGGGAETMEIIVPDHLAILGKPLQSYKFPRSALIGAIVRANKVIIPSGSDVLLAGDLIIVFALPEAVSKVEQFFADI, encoded by the coding sequence ATGCGTGTTGTTATTGTTGGAGCTGGAAAAGTCGGCTTCAATATTGCTCAAATGCTGTCGCAAGAAAGCCATGATGTTATCGTAATTGAGCGGGATGAAGAGAGACAAAGAATTGTAGAAGAGAATTTGGATGTCCAGACAATATTCGGCAATGGCGCTAGCGTTAACGTATTAGAGAACGCAAAGATTAGAGAAGCTGATTTGCTTGTAGCTGTAACCGAGCAGGACGAATTAAATATGGTTGCTTGTTTAGTTGCCAAAAACATGGGTGTACCCCGTACCATTGCTCGTGTAAGAAACCCAGAATATATTGATACGGCGACAATGGCCCAAGCGGCTTCTCTAGGGATTGACTTGGTAATCAACCCAGAAAAAGTTGCTGCTAAGGCAATAGCAGAATTGGTGGAAGTTCCGGAAGCATTAGCAGTAGAATATTATGCTGATGGCAAGGTTATGCTTTTAGAATTGTCCCTAATGCCAAACAATCCTATTGTCAACAAAAAATTAAGAGATCTTAATTTTTCATACCCTTATTTAATCGCTGCGATTCTCAGATCAGGAAAAATTATGGTCCCCCGGGGGGACGATTTGTTGCTACCTTATGATCACATTTTTATCGTTGCTGAAACAAGGTTAATGAAGGAAATCGAAAAACTCTTAGGAAGTGAAAGGGCAAAAATTCAATCGGTTTTTATCCTTGGGGGGGGCCGTTTAGGTTTTTATCTGGCGAAACTTTTAGAACGGAAAAATTTATCGATAAAACTGCTAGAAAAAGACGTAAACAAGTGCATGGAGATAACTAATCAGCTCAACAAAGTGATGGTGCTCAATGGGGACGGAACGGATATTCATCTGTTGGAACAAGAGAATGTCGGCAAGTCAGACCTGTTTGTGGCTGTAACTGACGATGACAAGGTTAACCTTCTGGTATCTCTCCTGGCAAAGGAGCTTGGCGCAAAAAAAACCATCGCCCAAATAAGAAGATCTGATTATATTTCATTGGTTGAAAGAGTCGGAATAGATGTGGCGATAAGTCCCAGAACCCTTGTAGCAAGCGCAATTTTAAAATATATTAGAAAGGGGGGTATTGTGTCAGTTTCTTTGTGGCAGGGTGGCGGAGCCGAAACAATGGAAATAATTGTGCCCGATCATTTGGCAATTCTAGGGAAACCGCTTCAGTCTTATAAGTTTCCCAGGAGTGCCTTGATCGGAGCTATTGTGCGTGCTAATAAAGTAATAATTCCATCTGGTTCCGATGTTCTGCTGGCGGGAGACCTTATAATTGTTTTTGCCTTGCCGGAGGCTGTTTCCAAGGTCGAACAATTTTTTGCTGATATCTGA
- a CDS encoding methylenetetrahydrofolate reductase C-terminal domain-containing protein, with translation MIVAEPKALSEIAELLADAKKVLLVGCGGCVTVCLAGGEKETGILASALRMKRQIEGNPLETQEITLTRQCDPEYMDMLEKMISPEIECILSLACGVGVQYCAERFDKWVVPALNTKFAGGATEHGVWDEKCGLCGECILHKTGGICPIIRCSKSILNGPCGGSQNGKCEINKDTLCAWQLIYDRMVKMGRLDLLLEIEPPKDWSKSRDGGPRKVVKEDVKIS, from the coding sequence ATGATAGTGGCTGAACCCAAAGCCTTATCAGAGATTGCAGAATTATTGGCAGACGCTAAAAAGGTGTTGTTGGTTGGTTGCGGTGGATGTGTTACTGTTTGCTTAGCCGGCGGAGAGAAGGAAACTGGGATCCTTGCCTCAGCTCTGAGAATGAAACGACAAATTGAAGGCAATCCCCTGGAGACCCAAGAGATTACATTGACACGGCAATGCGATCCGGAATATATGGATATGCTGGAAAAAATGATCAGCCCTGAAATTGAATGTATTTTATCCCTCGCCTGTGGTGTAGGTGTTCAATACTGTGCGGAGCGCTTCGATAAATGGGTAGTACCTGCGCTAAACACCAAGTTTGCTGGTGGAGCTACAGAGCATGGAGTGTGGGATGAAAAGTGTGGTCTTTGTGGTGAATGTATTCTGCATAAAACCGGGGGCATTTGTCCCATCATTCGGTGCTCCAAGAGCATATTAAACGGTCCTTGCGGTGGTTCTCAGAATGGAAAATGTGAGATTAATAAGGACACTCTTTGTGCGTGGCAACTTATATACGATCGAATGGTTAAAATGGGGCGGCTTGACTTGCTGTTAGAGATTGAACCGCCAAAAGACTGGTCTAAATCAAGGGACGGCGGGCCACGCAAAGTGGTGAAGGAGGATGTGAAGATTTCATGA
- a CDS encoding hydrogenase iron-sulfur subunit, whose amino-acid sequence MHDFSPKIIAFCCYYCAYSAADLAGSMRLQYPPNIRMVELPCSGKIDARVIMEAFEKGADGVYVAGCLEGDCHFLKGNIRARRRVAHVKKLLEEIGVGGNRLEMFNLSGSMGPRFAEIATEMTERIKKLGPSPLSNTKAGEEK is encoded by the coding sequence ATGCATGATTTTTCGCCCAAAATCATTGCCTTTTGCTGTTATTACTGTGCCTATTCAGCTGCTGATCTGGCAGGGTCCATGCGTTTGCAGTATCCGCCAAACATACGGATGGTTGAACTGCCATGTTCAGGCAAGATCGATGCCCGTGTGATCATGGAGGCCTTTGAGAAAGGTGCAGATGGGGTTTATGTTGCCGGTTGTCTTGAGGGAGATTGCCATTTCTTAAAAGGAAACATCCGGGCTCGGCGCCGGGTAGCCCACGTTAAAAAACTGCTTGAAGAAATAGGTGTTGGCGGAAACCGGTTGGAAATGTTTAACTTATCAGGTTCTATGGGCCCCAGGTTTGCCGAAATTGCTACGGAAATGACCGAGAGGATTAAAAAATTGGGGCCAAGCCCCCTCTCAAATACGAAGGCAGGTGAAGAAAAATGA
- a CDS encoding DnaD domain protein — protein sequence MPNSKKDFTSAFAADMVVRGFISIPDILLRFYKELGLSELEIMVLIHLLRYAQVENNHFPSPEHIQRGMTIDAEQVKVTLAELMEKEFLSVAPRFNEKRGCWESAFCLDGLFEKLSELWACEKARHYNAQQMAPGAQWNAPSDPESGVILSNLYKMFEKEFGRLLSPIEAAKIDEWNRAEGISEEIICEALKRSVLRGVLNFKYIDSILRDWNKNGIKTVKEAVIYEEQFLQRKEQMRIMKNSKRNVVSKKDAMVIIQKQEVSELCSICGGRGLLIHNEEARPCTCIKQQNLKLS from the coding sequence ATGCCAAATAGCAAAAAAGATTTCACGTCTGCCTTTGCCGCCGATATGGTAGTCCGGGGATTTATAAGTATTCCAGATATTTTGCTGCGCTTCTACAAGGAGCTCGGACTATCTGAACTGGAAATAATGGTGCTTATTCATCTTCTAAGATATGCCCAGGTCGAAAATAATCATTTCCCTTCACCTGAGCACATTCAGCGGGGTATGACAATAGATGCAGAACAAGTTAAAGTAACATTGGCTGAGCTGATGGAGAAAGAATTTCTGTCTGTCGCCCCAAGATTTAATGAAAAAAGAGGTTGCTGGGAAAGTGCTTTTTGTCTCGATGGATTATTTGAAAAGCTGTCTGAGTTGTGGGCCTGTGAAAAAGCCAGACACTATAATGCCCAGCAAATGGCCCCGGGTGCTCAGTGGAATGCCCCGTCAGATCCAGAAAGCGGAGTAATTTTATCTAACCTTTACAAGATGTTTGAGAAAGAGTTCGGAAGGTTATTATCTCCAATTGAGGCTGCAAAAATTGACGAATGGAATCGCGCGGAAGGGATTTCAGAGGAGATAATTTGCGAAGCGTTGAAAAGATCTGTATTGCGAGGCGTACTTAATTTTAAATACATAGATTCTATTTTGCGGGATTGGAACAAGAATGGGATAAAAACTGTTAAAGAAGCAGTCATATATGAAGAACAATTTCTGCAACGAAAAGAGCAAATGCGCATCATGAAAAATTCAAAAAGAAATGTTGTCTCTAAAAAAGACGCTATGGTTATTATTCAGAAACAAGAGGTTTCAGAATTATGTTCCATTTGTGGGGGGAGAGGTTTGTTAATTCATAACGAAGAAGCAAGGCCTTGCACCTGTATTAAACAGCAAAATCTAAAACTTTCATGA
- a CDS encoding Asp23/Gls24 family envelope stress response protein encodes MEVIALVGATGTGKSHRALLIAQENVADTIIDDGLLIQGSRIIAGISSKRQFTKVGAIKTALFSSDDHVLEVKNALAQIKPKRILVLGTSIGMVNTIAKRLEIPLPSLYLKIEDIASQKDIAKARYVREHFGKHVVPAPTVEVKPRFSGTMIEPMETWFRNRKSSGNPSLQKVFVEQSVVRPSFTFLGKFYITNNVLSSIVSYVGSKIYGIHKVYKVHINNETSGLILLIEVSVNHGIVIREAACSLQKETVKHVEMMTSLHIKKVDILVKSVYLNSCQS; translated from the coding sequence ATGGAAGTCATTGCATTAGTAGGTGCTACTGGAACTGGAAAAAGTCATAGGGCCCTCCTCATTGCCCAGGAAAATGTTGCGGATACTATTATTGATGACGGACTCTTAATACAGGGCAGCCGAATTATTGCCGGAATTTCATCTAAACGGCAGTTTACAAAAGTTGGTGCGATAAAAACAGCCCTCTTTTCTTCAGATGATCATGTGTTAGAAGTAAAGAATGCACTAGCTCAAATAAAGCCAAAACGAATCCTGGTTCTGGGCACCTCTATAGGAATGGTAAACACCATTGCCAAAAGGCTAGAAATTCCTTTACCGTCATTATACCTAAAAATCGAAGACATCGCCAGCCAAAAAGATATTGCCAAAGCCCGTTATGTAAGGGAACATTTCGGCAAACATGTCGTTCCGGCGCCAACAGTTGAAGTCAAGCCAAGATTTTCCGGAACCATGATTGAGCCTATGGAAACCTGGTTTCGAAATCGAAAAAGTTCAGGGAATCCAAGCCTGCAGAAGGTTTTTGTAGAACAATCTGTTGTGCGGCCATCTTTTACTTTTTTGGGCAAGTTTTATATTACTAATAATGTATTATCCAGCATAGTATCCTATGTGGGCTCCAAGATTTATGGAATTCATAAAGTCTACAAGGTCCATATTAACAATGAAACCTCTGGCCTTATTCTTCTAATTGAGGTTTCAGTTAACCACGGAATCGTCATCCGGGAAGCTGCCTGTTCCCTTCAAAAAGAAACAGTTAAACATGTAGAAATGATGACCTCCTTGCATATCAAAAAGGTCGATATCCTGGTGAAAAGCGTATATTTAAATAGCTGCCAGTCCTAA
- a CDS encoding DUF3786 domain-containing protein, whose product MPADYNINVTLEKALNNLAGKDLDLLLFNAGAEQVGVDSIKLRFLGQNYFIKNPSFETKHENGLDVNPVVRILLLHYLAHASGVPLHNRWISFKELPGGNIYNGPFTQRAIYPFIRFFGTRPEEFRFAAEKLGGMRGQGGDMSMIIPVFPNIPINYILWLGNEEFPSSAAILFDASAAYYLPTEDYAVICGIISKELNKQSQHYKK is encoded by the coding sequence TTGCCAGCAGATTACAATATTAATGTCACTTTGGAAAAGGCTCTAAATAATTTGGCCGGAAAGGATTTAGATCTCTTGTTGTTTAATGCTGGAGCTGAACAGGTGGGTGTAGACTCCATCAAGCTAAGGTTTCTTGGTCAAAACTATTTTATTAAAAATCCTTCTTTCGAAACTAAACACGAAAACGGACTGGATGTAAACCCAGTGGTTAGAATTCTTCTGCTGCATTATCTGGCTCATGCATCAGGGGTGCCCCTGCATAACAGGTGGATTTCCTTCAAAGAATTGCCTGGTGGCAACATTTACAATGGCCCTTTTACCCAAAGGGCAATTTACCCGTTTATAAGATTTTTCGGCACTCGTCCGGAGGAATTTAGATTTGCTGCAGAAAAACTCGGGGGAATGAGAGGGCAAGGCGGAGACATGAGCATGATTATACCTGTTTTCCCCAATATTCCAATTAACTATATCTTATGGTTGGGCAACGAAGAATTTCCGTCTAGTGCTGCAATTTTATTTGACGCTTCGGCAGCCTACTATTTGCCTACCGAAGATTATGCAGTTATTTGCGGTATTATAAGTAAAGAGTTAAACAAGCAGTCGCAGCATTACAAAAAATAG